Below is a genomic region from Actinoallomurus bryophytorum.
CAACGCCCCGACCCACGGCAACGTCGGCGTGGACGGCCGCTTTTTGCCCGCGGGCCTGCTCCGCGAGCGCTTCGCCGGCTTGGGCGCGACGGACGCGGCGGAGGTGGGCGCGTACTGCGGCTCCGGCGTCACGGCCGCCCACGAGATCCTGGCGCTGACGATCGCCGGAGTCCCCGCGGCCCTGTACGCCGGCTCGTGGTCCAACTGGATCGCCGACGCCGCCCGCCCGGTCGAGTCGGGCGGCTAGGTCCTGTCTCAAGGTCATGCTGTTGCCGTGTGGCGCCGTCTGTGCCGTGTGGCGCCGCCTGGGCGCTGCCTGGGGCGGCGTTATCCACAGAACGTCGCTCTACTTCCGCCCGTCGTTGTTCTGGCTGGACAATGAGAGTGGGATGGCACCCCCGGGCGGGTGGGCTCCAGGTGGGTGGGCTCCAGGACGGCTGGGCACGCATCGGCCCAGCCGGGCAGGCGAAGCGGCGGCTCGCCCTCACCCGTGACGTGGCAGGCGAGAGGGGCCCGTCGGCGGCGGTGAGAGTGGGCGACGTGCGGGTGCCGTCAGATGCCCGCGGCGGGGATGCGGCGGCGGGCGGCGAAGCCGAGGTCGGTCCGGTGGTACCACCCGAGTTCGGTCTCGCCCTCCAGCAGGCAGAGGCGGACCGAGGTGCCCTTGTAGACCGCGGGGAAGTCCACCAGCACCGGAGAGATGCTCTTGACCTCGATGCCCTGGATCGTGAACCATCCCAGCGCCTCGTCGATGCGGGCCTCGTAACCCTTCTGCTCCGGCTTGCCGCCCAGGTGCGACGCGAGGCCCGACCGCAGCGCGAAGGTCACCTCGGCCAGGTTGGCGCGGGCGGCCACGATGGCGTCGATCTGCGCTCGCGCCTCGGGAACCAGCGCGCGTGCCTCACTGAGGGTGAAGGTCCGGTCGGTCACGCTCGTACGGTACCGGGCGGTCCGGCTCCCACCGGCGGCGCCGCTCATAACCGGCGCCGAAGCAGAGGAAGCCGAGAGTCGCCGGGTCGCGGGGCGTGGCGGCGAGGGCCTCGGCCGGAGACATGCCGGTGGCCAGGCGTTCGTGGAAGCCGGTCATCAGGCCCGGGGTGGCGGTGTCGCCGACCGGCGTCACGGCCGCGACGACCGTCGCCGTGCCGAAGGACAGCAGGCTGGCGGCCATCCCCATGACGGCCTCTCCCGCGCGCACGTCCGCGCGGCCCGCGTCGCAGGCGGACAGGACCAGCAGCCGTGGTGGCCGTGTCAGGCGTTCGAGGTCGTAGGTGATCAGCGGACCGTCCGCGAGGCGGAGGCTGGAGAACAGGGCGTTCCCGGAGCGGAACCTCCCGTGTACGGCGAGATGGGCGGTCGCGGCGCCGTCCAGGGCGGCGCGGACCGCGTCCGAGGTCGCCGCCGCGCCCGTGAGGAGCACGGCCGACGGGTGGCGCGACCGGACCGCCGTCACCTCGCCGGCGGCGTGAGCGAGGTCCGGGCCGGCGACCAGCGTCACGTGCCCGGGAGCGTCCGGCACACGGAGTGTACGGAGCCAGCTCGCCACGGACGGCACCACGGTCAGCGGACGTCCGGCCAGCGAGGGCAGCGCGGCCCACGGCAGGCCGTGCAGCGCACCGGTGGGCGCCAGCACCACCGGCCGGTCCCCGAGGCGCAGCGGCCCGCACAGCCGGGCGTCTAGCCGCCCCGCCGCGCACGCCAGCCCCTGCGCGGCCGCCGGGGTCGCCGGGGTCGCCGCATGGGCGAGCCGGGACACGGCGAACCGCAGGAGCCGTACGTCGTGCTCGGCGCGCGCGTACGGGCCCAGGGACACGCGGCGGCAGCGTCCGCCGGCCACGGTCACCGCGAGCAGGTCGTCGCCGTCGCGGATCAGCTCGACGAACATGCGGTCGGCGAGCGCCTCGAAGAGGGCGGGCACCAGCCAGGCCCACCCGCGTACGGTGTCCCGGCTCGACGTGAGGACGCGTGTACGGGTGCGGACCGCCTGCTCCAGGCGCGTCTGGGCGGCGAGCAGCTCGGGCCGCACGGAAACCTCGGCACTGACGCGGCGCAGCTCGGCGAGCAGCCCCGCCAGCCGCCGGTCCCGCGGCGGCCGGATCGCGGGCGGGCGGCCGGCGATGGCCCGCGCGCGTTCGGCGGCGACGAGGAGGGCTCGCGGACCTCGCGCGAGGCGTACGCCGAGGCCGGCCAGCTCGGCGGACCAGCCGGCCGCCCGGCCGCGCAGCTCCGCGGCGCCGAGCGCGGCGGCGTGCTCGTCCACGACGCGCAGCCCCGCGCGCACCGCGGCGGCGGCGCCCTGACGGTCACCGGCGGCCAGCCGCAGCAGCGCCTTGGCGTGCCAGGCCGCGACACGGGCGCCGAGGGGTCCGCCGCCGACGCGGCCGAGCAGCCGGGCCGCGTGCTCCCGTCGTCCCTGGTCGAGGGCGATCAGACCGGCGAGCGTGCGTGTGTCGGCCGCGGCGGAGACCCAGCCGGCGCCGGCCAGGAGTCCGGCGGCCCTCTCGGCCTCCGCGGCGAGCGACGGGGAGCGCTCGCCGTCCGTCCAGCGCGCCCGCAGCCCGACCTGCTCGGCGAGCAGCGCGAACCCGGCACGCTCCGCGCCGAAGGCGTCGCGCGCCCGCCGCGCGGTGGCCGCGGCGGCACGCGGATCGCCGTCGGCAAGCTCGGCGTGGGCGAGCAGCAGCAGGGCGTCGGCGGTGTCGCACCGGTAGCCGGCACCGTCGAGGTGTTCGAGTGTCCGCGTCAGGAGAGGACGCGCCTCCTCGGGCAGCTGTGCGGCGACGAGCGCCTCGGCGCGGTCGAGCTGGAGCTGGCAGAGGCGTTCGCCGACCCCGGCCAGCTCGGGTTCGACGGCGTCGTAGATCGCCAACGCCGCGGGCAGGTCGCCGCGGCGCACCGCGATCACGGCCAGGTTGTGCCGGACCATCGCGGCCTGGTGACGCAGGCCCGCCCGCTCGGCGACGGACAGCGCGCGGCGCAGGTCGGACTCGCCCCGTCCGAGCTTGCCCGCGTACGCCCTGGCCAGCCCCGTGTTGACCCGCAGGCCGATGGAGACCGCCGGGTCCTCGCAGGTACGGGCGATCCGCGCCACCTCGCCGATGCGGCCGCTGCGGGCCAGAGCGCAGGCGCGGTTCGCCAGCAGCCGGTCGGCGTCGGCCCCGGTGAGCACCGGCGCCGCCTCGTCGGCCGTCGCCAGCGCCGCCTCGAGGTCGCCACGCGCGACGAGCAGCCCGACGAGGTTCATCTTGACCTGTGCGGTCGCGTAGGTGAGGTGTTCGGCCTCGGCGATGCGCAGCGCCTCGTCCAGGTGCTCCAGGCCCTCCCCGAGCCGGCCGAGCTCCTTGCAGGCCAGACCCAGCGCGCGACGCGCCGTCACCCGTAGCCCGGGATCGGCGGCCGTCACCTGCGCGAGGGCCGAGGAGTAGGCCCGGCGCGGGTCCGCGGCGGCCGCCGTGATCAGGTCACACACGGATCCAGCTCGTGACGACCGAGGTCGCGTCGGCGAGCCGGAACAGCAGGCTGACCGCGCCCGCGGGCACGCCGGAGAGCGCGAACGACCCGGCCTCGTCGGTACGCGTCCCGCGCTCCCCGCCCGCCGAGCGCAGGATCACCTCCGCGAGGGAGGGAGGCGCGAGCTGCCCCACGATCTCCCGCCCGCAGACCTCGACCTCGACGCTGACGCGGGGACCGGCGAACGTGAGCGACCGTGAGCCGTCGCCGCGTACGCCGGGCGGTGTCGCGATGGTCTCCGTGGTGAGCGTCGCGAGCGTCGCGGCCGGCTCGAACCACGCGAACGCGGCGTACCCGAGCGCCCGTACGTGGTCGGGAACGGGAGGAAAGATCCCGCGCAGCGCCTCGACCAGCTCCTCCTCGCTGGCTCCGCCGTTCACGTGACACCGTCCAGCTGCCTGCGCAGGTGGGTCAGGCACCGGGCACGCGTCGGGCCGACGCTGCCGACCGGGATCTCCAGCGCCGCCGAGATCTCCGAGTAGCTGAAAGGCGGTGAGGCCACGAACAGCTCCAGCAACCGGCGGCAGCGCGGCGGGATCGTCTCCAGCGCCGCTCCGACCGAGGCCGCGAGGTCGCGGCCGAACACCACATGGTGCGGCCCGGTCACCGAGGGTCCGTAGCCCTGCAGGGGGCGTTCGCGGCCGAGTCGCCGGAGCGTGGCCAGGCTCTCCCGCCGTGCCGTGACGGCCAGCCACGTGCCGGCACGTGCGGGGTCGCGCAGCAGGGTGAGCCGCTCGACCAGCCGCAGCCAGGTCGTCTGCATCACGTCGTCGGCGTCCGCGCCGCTCAGCCCGTACGAGTGCGCGATGGCGCACAGCAGTCGCGAGTAGCGGTCGACGAGGCCACGCCAGGCGTCGATGTCGCCCCGGCCCGCCCGCCGTACGAGGTCGCCGGTGCTTTCGTCCTCCACAGGCGGGGATATTAGCGCAGAGTAAGCGTTCAACTACCAGAAGTCATGAGGATCACTCCCAGATCCGGAAGTGTGCGCCGGTGCGCCGGATCAAGAATCCGCTCCGCGGCCGTGGTCGCGGGCAGGTCCTCGGCCGCGGCCAGGCCGGCGATCGCGCCCGCCACCGCCGGCGCCGCGAACGACGTGCCGCTCCACGACGCGTAGCCCGCGAAGTCGTCCGGGTCGATCCCGCGCACCCGCGGCAGCGGGCCGTCGAAGCTGACGAAACAGCTCGTGACGTCCACGCCCGGCGCGCACGCGTCCACCCACCAGCCGTAGTCGGAGAACCAGGCGCGTTCGAGTCCGTCCAGCGCCGCGACGGCGATCACGTGCTTCAGCGCGGCCGGCCAGAACGGCCGGTCGCTCGCGTGGTTGCCGGCACACGCCACGATGACCGTACGGCGGCCGAGCGCGGCGACGGCGCGAGCGACGACGGGGGAGGGGCGGTCGTCGTAGGTGTGGCACCCGAGGGACAGGTTGACCACGTCGGCCCGGCCGGCCAGCCGCGCCAGGGCGCGCAGCACCCCGAGCTCGTCCCCCACGCCGTCGCCGCCGATCACCCGTATGGCGCGGACGCGGACACCGGGCGCGTGGCGGAGCAGCACCCCGGCGATGAACGTGCCGTGTCCCGCCTGGGCGTCGAGCGCGTAGTCCAGGTCGGCGTCGAGGACCTCGCTCACCTCGTCGCGCTGTGCGGCGTACCAGTCCGCGGACTCGTACCAGGGGTGCGGCGACAGGCCGGTGTCGAGCACGGCGACGGTGACCGGCCGCCGTACGCGCGCCGTCCTCGGGGGCGCGAGCGGCGCGGTCGGAGCCGGCCTCCCCGCGGGGCCCGTCCACCACATCGGCTGGCCGTGGACGAGGTGGTTGGGCGCGACCGCGAGCCGCCGGTGCGGAGCGTCCTCGTTGAGGTGTGCGGACAGCTCGCAGACGTCCACTCTCGCCGGGGCGCGCAGTCGCATCCGCGCGACGCCCGGTCCGTCCTCCCGCGAGTCGAGCCAGCGGCGCGCGCGGTCCTCCACCGCGGGCACGTCCTGGTCGGCGACCAGGATCTGGTCCCGGCGCACGAGAGTGGGGCACCCGCGTACGTGCTCGGCCACCACCGCGTCGCGATGGCGCGCGAGCAGCCGGTCGAGCCGGGCCTGCTGAACGGACTCGTCGAACACGGCACCCTCCCGTACGTCACGTAACGCGAGCGGTCATGTACGCAGTGTTCCTGACATGTCACCTGCGGGCCAGGGGCCGGCGGAGCGGAGCGCTTTTCGATCTTCGTCGGGACTGCTTGCCGTACACCCGCCGGACGATCACCCTGGGGGGATGAGGGTCTCGGCGGAGTTCATCGAGTCCGGCGACGGCCCGCCGGTGGTCCGAGAGCGCCTTCCCAGGCGCCGTCGTGCCGCCGCCCTGCTGCGCCGCCGGCTGCCGGCCCTCCTCGCCGGCGCGCTGCCGGTGCTGGCGTTTCCCCGCCCCGGGCTCGACTGGCTGGCATGGGTCGCGCTCATGCCGGGGCTCCTGCTCGCCCGTTCCGCGCCGGACGGACGCGAGGCCGCCAAGCGCGGCTGGTGGTTCGGCGGAGGGTTCATCATCGCCGCGCTCTACTGGCTGGTCCCGACCATCGGGCCGGGCCTGCTGCTGCTCGCGGTGGCGGCCGGCGCGCTGTGGGCGCCGTGGGGCTACGCCGCCTGGGCGCTCATGCGGCCTGGCCGCACCCTGGCGGCCGTCGTGGTGGTGCCGAGTGTGTGGCTGGCGGCCGAGTGGGCGCGTTCGTGGCAGGCGCTGGGCGGCCCGTGGGCGCTGTACGGCGCGACGCAGTGGCGGCACCCCGCCGTGCTCGGCCTGGCCTCCGTCGGCGGCGTGTGGCTCGTGACCTTCGCCCTCGTCGCGGTCAACACGGCGCTGGCGATCGCGGTGAGCACCCGGTCGGCGCCGGCCGCCCTGCTCGCGGTGTCCGTGGCGGCGGCCGGGCCGCTCGCGTACACCTCCTCGTGGACCAGGCCCGCGGGCCGCGCGCCGGCGGTGGCGCTGGTCCAGCCCGGCGTAGTCGACGGCCCGGGCCCGCGGTTCGCGGCGGAGGAGCGGATCACGGCCGCGCTGCCCCGCGCCGACCTGGTGGTCTGGGGGGAGAGCAGCGTCGGCTTCGACCTGCGCCGCCGCCCCGACCTGGTCGCCAGACTCGCCACGCTGGCACGTGCGCACGGCCCGCTGCTGGTCAACGAGGACGCGCGGGACGCGGCGGGGCGCATCTCCAAGAGCGCGGTGCTGATCGGACCGGACGGGGAGGAGGCGCGCTACGTCAAGAACCGCCTCGTGCCGTTCGGGGAGTACGTTCCGCTGCGCGCCGCGCTCGGCTGGCTCACCCACATCAGCCAGGCCGCCAAGGAGGACCGCGTGCCGGGGACGGGCGTGGTGATGATGCACACGAGCTCCGGCATCACCTTCGGCCCGCTGATCTGCTTCGAGTCGACCTTCCCCGACCTCGGCCGCGACGTCGTACGCCGCGGCGCCCGGCTGGTCGTGTACGAGTCGGCGACGTCGACGTTCCAGGGGAGCTGGGCGCCGCCGCAGCACGCCTCACTCGGAGCGGTACGCGCGGCGGAGACGGGGCGGCCGGTCGTACAGGCGGCACTGACCGGAGTGTCGGCGGCGTTCGACGCGCGCGGGCGCCGGCTGGCATGGTTCGACACTCCCCGGCGCGGGTCCGTCATCGTGCGGCCTCCGACGTCGAGCGGCCGTACACCCTATGACCGGTTCGGGGATTATGTGCCGTGGCTCGCCGTGGTGATCACCCTCGGTTCCGGGCTGTGGGCATGGCGCGGGGCGCGTCTCCGGAGCTGATTCGTCGCCGCGAACCCATGCCGACGTCGTATGTGGGCTGGTGCGAGTGATGTTCATGAGGCACAATGACCGAGCGGTCACCCGCCCATCTGGATGCGAGGACGTTGGGGAAGACGAACCTCGCAACGCTCCCAGGAGGTCCGGTGTCCGCACGTGGCGTTTTCTACGTCCACTCAGCGCCACCTGCGCTGTGCCCGCACATTGAGTGGGCCGCCGCAGGTGTACTCGGTGTGCCCGTCTCACTGCCGTGGAGCGATCAGCCCGCGGCTCCAGGCACCATGCGCACCGAGCTGTGCTGGGAGGGACGCTCCGGCACGGCCGCCGGCATCGTGTCGGCGCTGCGCGACTGGCGCCTGCTGCGGTTCGAGGCGACCGAGGACGCGTCGCCGGGCTGCGACGGCGTCCGCTACAGCGTCACGCCCTCTCTCGGAGCCTTCACCGCCGTGATCGGCGCCAACGGCGACGTCCACGTACCCGAAGACCGTCTCCGCTCGGCGATGGCCAACGCGATGGCCGGCAAGGCGACGTTCGAGCACGAGGTCGACCGCCTGCTCGGCAAGCCGTGGGACGACGAACTGGAGCCCTTCCGCCGCGCCGGCGACGGAGCCCCGGTCCGCTGGCTGCACGCCGCCGGCTGACGCGTCACGGGCCGAACGGCCAGGTCTCGCCGGCCGAAAGTTCCCCGGCCGAGGAGCCGTCCGGCGCACCCGCGCCGACACCCGCTCCGGCACGAAGGACCGGGCCGGATCGGCCGAACGTCCGGAGCGTCCTCGGCGTCGCGTTTCCCGGGCTGCGGCCGACTGGCGTCGCCATCGGAGCCGGGCAGATCGAGACCGCGCGCACGCACCTCGGCGGGCTCGGGCCGGAGGCCGACCAGGACGACGCGAGGGGCGCAACTGTGGGGCCGGCTGGACGAGGCGGGGTCCGGCGACGTCGAGCCTCGGCGAGCGGCTGCACACCTGGCGCGGAACGGACACGGCCTCGGCCGCCCGGGGGCGTGGCCGACGTCGCGGAGTCCTCGGATCACCGACTTCGCGCCGCCCGGCGCCCCGGACGAGGCCACCCTCCGCCGCGCGCTGGGGGAGCTGAGGGCACTGGGAGACGACCCCGGCACCCGGATGCGAATCATCATCCACAAGCCCAGGGGCCTCGCCTAGGGCCTCATTCAAAGTCTTCGGTCTGGGCCCCGCTCGGTCTGGGCCCCGCTCGGTCTGGGCCCCGCTCGGTCTGGGCCCCGCTCGGTCTGGGCCCCGCTCGGTCTGGAGCCCGTCCGTCTGGAGCCCGTCCGTCTGGGCCCGCTCGGTCTGGAGCCCGTCCGTCTGGAGCCCACCCACCTGGAGCCCACCCGCCCGGGGGTGCCATCCCACTCTCATTGTCCAGCCAGAACAGCGGCAGGCGGAAGTAGAGCGGGGTTCTGTGGATAACCGCCGCCCAGGCGCCGCCCGGGCGCCGCCCGGGCGCCGCCACACGGCAACAGCATGACTTCGGATGGGCCTAGAACCACCGGTCGCGGACGTCCTTGACCGCGTCCGGGCCGGGTCGTGGTGAAGGCCTCCGGTACCCGAACGCCCCGTCCAGGGAGCCTGGACGGGGCGTGCCGTACTCGATGGGTGACGGGCCGTCGGCCCGGAACCGCTAGAGAGGGATGTTGCTGTGTGCGCCGCGCGCCGGGGTCGCCTCGGCGATGGCCAGGGCGATGGCGCGGCGGGTCTTGGCCGGGTCGATGACCTCGTCGATGACACCCAGGTCGTGGGCGCGCTCGAGGCCGCCGGCGATCTTCTCGTGTTCGGCCGCGAGCTGCTCCTCGAGTGCGTGCCGCTCCTCCTCCGGCACCGCGGCCAGCTTGCGGCGGTGCAGGATGCGGACCGCGGCGACCGGGCCCATCACCGCGATCTCCGCGGTCGGCCAGGCGAAGACCCTCGTCGCGCCCAGTGACCGGGAGTTCATCGCGATGTACGCGCCACCGTACGCCTTGCGGGTCACGAGGGTCACCCGGGGGACGACCGCCTCCGCGAACGCGTGCAGCAGCTTGGCGCCACGGCGTACCACGCCGTCGTGTTCCTGGCCGACGCCCGGCAGGTAGCCGGGGACGTCGACGACGACCACGAGCGGAACGCCGAAGGAGTCGCACATGCGCACGAACCGCGCCGACTTCTCCGCCGAGGTGGAGTCCAGGCAGCCGCCGAGGCGCATCGGGTTGTTGGCGATGACGCCCACGGTGCGGCCGCCGAGACGGCCCAGGGTGGTCGTGATGTTCGGTGCCCACTTGGGGTGCAGCTCGACCGACTCGGACGCGTCGTCGAGCAGCCCGGCGATGACCGGGTGGATGTCGTACGCACGCCGCTTGTTCTCCGGCAGGATGCCGCCGAGGTCGACCTCGGTGACGTCTTCCGGGTGCATCCGGCCCTGGTGACCGAGCAGCGTCGCGAGCCGCCGGGCCTTCAGCAGGGCCTCGGTGTCGGTCTTGGTGACGACGTGGACGACACCGCTGCGCTTGCTGTGCGGCTCAGGGCCGCCCAGCGCCGCCATGTCGACCTCTTCGCCGGTCACCGACCGCACGACGTCCGGGCCGGTCACGAAGATGCGGCCGCCCTCGGAGAGGATGACGATGTCCGTGAGGGCCGGGCCGTACGCGGCCCCGCCCGCGGCGGCACCGAGCACGACCGAGATCTGCGGCACCACACCGGACGCGTGGGTCATCGCCGCGAAGATCCGGCCGACGCCGTGCAGCGACTCCACACCCTCGGCCAGGCGCGCACCGCCGGAGTGCCACAGGCCGATGATGGGCAACCGCTCGCGTACGGCGTGGTCGTACGCGTGCACGATGTGCTCGCAGCCCGCGGAGCCCATGGCGCCGCCCTGGATGCGCGGATCGCTGGCGAACGCCACGACGGGCATGCCCTCGATCCGGCCGACACCGGCGAGGGCACCGCTGTCGTCCTCCTCGGTCAGAGGACGCAGCGACCCCTCGTCGAAGAGCGCGTCGAGGCGCACCCGGGGATCTCGCGGGTCCGGCGGGGCGACCTCGACCTGCGCGGGGATCTCCTCGGCCGAAGAAGCGGGGGTACGACTGTCGACAACGGTCACGACTCATGCCTCCTAAAGGCGACGCACACGTTGTGGCCACCGAAGCCGAACGAGTTGTTCAGCGCGGCCGCGGGACCGTCGGGCAGCTTCCTCGGCTCACCCTGGGCGATGTCGAGGTCGACTTCGTCGTCGAGGTCGTCGATGTTGATGGTGGGCGGAACGAGCCCCTCCCTGAGCGCGAGAAGCGTCGCGATGGACTCCACCGCTCCGGTGCCGCCGAGCAGGTGACCGGTCATCGACTTGGTGCTCGTCACGACGATCTGGCCGGCGGCGTCGCCGAAGGCCTTCTTGATCGCCTTGATCTCGCCGATGTCGCCGATCGGGGTGGACGTGCCGTGGGCGTTGATGTGAACGATGTCCGACGGCTCGAGGTCGGCGTCGGTCAGCGCACGGCGCATCGCCTTCGACATGCCGTCCGCGTCGTTCTGGACGATGTCGTTGGCGTCGGCCGAGTAGCCGGCTCCGGCGGCGATTCCGTAGATCCGCGCTCCGCGCGCCCGCGCGTGCTCCTCCGACTCGAGGATGACGATCCCGGAACCCTCGCCGAGCACGAAGCCGTCGCGGTTTTTGTCGTAGGGCCGCGAGGCGCGCTCGGGCTCGTCGTTCCGCGTCGACATGGCGCGCATCGACGCGAACGCGGCGAGGTTGAGCTGGTGGATCGCCGCCTCCGTGCCGCCGGCGATGACGACATCGGCACGACCGTTGCGGATCATGTCGATGGCGTAGCCGATGGCCTCGGCGCTGGACGCGCAGGCACTCGCCAGCGCGTGCGCGCCCGCCTTGGCGCCGAACTCGATGCTCACCTGGCCGGCCGCGCCGTTGGGCATCAGCATCGGCACCGCGAACGGCGAGACGCGCTTCCAGCCCTTCGCCAGCAGCGTGTCGTAGTTGTCGAGGGTCGTGATGATGCCCCCGATCCCACTGGACACCACGGCGCCGAGCCGGTCGCCGTCGACGCGGAAGCCCTCGGCGGACTCCTCGTCACCGAAGGCGAAGCCGGCGTCGCGCCATGCCTCGTGCGCGGCGATGAGCGCGAACTGCTGGCACCGGTCGAGGCGGCGCAGGCGATGCCTGGGCAGGACCTCCGACGGCTCCACCGCGATCGTGGCGGCGAT
It encodes:
- the lnt gene encoding apolipoprotein N-acyltransferase, whose product is MRVSAEFIESGDGPPVVRERLPRRRRAAALLRRRLPALLAGALPVLAFPRPGLDWLAWVALMPGLLLARSAPDGREAAKRGWWFGGGFIIAALYWLVPTIGPGLLLLAVAAGALWAPWGYAAWALMRPGRTLAAVVVVPSVWLAAEWARSWQALGGPWALYGATQWRHPAVLGLASVGGVWLVTFALVAVNTALAIAVSTRSAPAALLAVSVAAAGPLAYTSSWTRPAGRAPAVALVQPGVVDGPGPRFAAEERITAALPRADLVVWGESSVGFDLRRRPDLVARLATLARAHGPLLVNEDARDAAGRISKSAVLIGPDGEEARYVKNRLVPFGEYVPLRAALGWLTHISQAAKEDRVPGTGVVMMHTSSGITFGPLICFESTFPDLGRDVVRRGARLVVYESATSTFQGSWAPPQHASLGAVRAAETGRPVVQAALTGVSAAFDARGRRLAWFDTPRRGSVIVRPPTSSGRTPYDRFGDYVPWLAVVITLGSGLWAWRGARLRS
- a CDS encoding DUF2203 domain-containing protein produces the protein MTDRTFTLSEARALVPEARAQIDAIVAARANLAEVTFALRSGLASHLGGKPEQKGYEARIDEALGWFTIQGIEVKSISPVLVDFPAVYKGTSVRLCLLEGETELGWYHRTDLGFAARRRIPAAGI
- a CDS encoding acyl-CoA carboxylase subunit beta yields the protein MTVVDSRTPASSAEEIPAQVEVAPPDPRDPRVRLDALFDEGSLRPLTEEDDSGALAGVGRIEGMPVVAFASDPRIQGGAMGSAGCEHIVHAYDHAVRERLPIIGLWHSGGARLAEGVESLHGVGRIFAAMTHASGVVPQISVVLGAAAGGAAYGPALTDIVILSEGGRIFVTGPDVVRSVTGEEVDMAALGGPEPHSKRSGVVHVVTKTDTEALLKARRLATLLGHQGRMHPEDVTEVDLGGILPENKRRAYDIHPVIAGLLDDASESVELHPKWAPNITTTLGRLGGRTVGVIANNPMRLGGCLDSTSAEKSARFVRMCDSFGVPLVVVVDVPGYLPGVGQEHDGVVRRGAKLLHAFAEAVVPRVTLVTRKAYGGAYIAMNSRSLGATRVFAWPTAEIAVMGPVAAVRILHRRKLAAVPEEERHALEEQLAAEHEKIAGGLERAHDLGVIDEVIDPAKTRRAIALAIAEATPARGAHSNIPL
- the fabF gene encoding beta-ketoacyl-ACP synthase II is translated as MSTSVVVTGLGATTPLGGDVASTWSALLAGRSGVRPLEAEWAKDLPVRIAATIAVEPSEVLPRHRLRRLDRCQQFALIAAHEAWRDAGFAFGDEESAEGFRVDGDRLGAVVSSGIGGIITTLDNYDTLLAKGWKRVSPFAVPMLMPNGAAGQVSIEFGAKAGAHALASACASSAEAIGYAIDMIRNGRADVVIAGGTEAAIHQLNLAAFASMRAMSTRNDEPERASRPYDKNRDGFVLGEGSGIVILESEEHARARGARIYGIAAGAGYSADANDIVQNDADGMSKAMRRALTDADLEPSDIVHINAHGTSTPIGDIGEIKAIKKAFGDAAGQIVVTSTKSMTGHLLGGTGAVESIATLLALREGLVPPTINIDDLDDEVDLDIAQGEPRKLPDGPAAALNNSFGFGGHNVCVAFRRHES
- a CDS encoding RNA polymerase sigma factor; the encoded protein is MEDESTGDLVRRAGRGDIDAWRGLVDRYSRLLCAIAHSYGLSGADADDVMQTTWLRLVERLTLLRDPARAGTWLAVTARRESLATLRRLGRERPLQGYGPSVTGPHHVVFGRDLAASVGAALETIPPRCRRLLELFVASPPFSYSEISAALEIPVGSVGPTRARCLTHLRRQLDGVT
- a CDS encoding S8 family peptidase, encoding MFDESVQQARLDRLLARHRDAVVAEHVRGCPTLVRRDQILVADQDVPAVEDRARRWLDSREDGPGVARMRLRAPARVDVCELSAHLNEDAPHRRLAVAPNHLVHGQPMWWTGPAGRPAPTAPLAPPRTARVRRPVTVAVLDTGLSPHPWYESADWYAAQRDEVSEVLDADLDYALDAQAGHGTFIAGVLLRHAPGVRVRAIRVIGGDGVGDELGVLRALARLAGRADVVNLSLGCHTYDDRPSPVVARAVAALGRRTVIVACAGNHASDRPFWPAALKHVIAVAALDGLERAWFSDYGWWVDACAPGVDVTSCFVSFDGPLPRVRGIDPDDFAGYASWSGTSFAAPAVAGAIAGLAAAEDLPATTAAERILDPAHRRTLPDLGVILMTSGS
- a CDS encoding CHAT domain-containing protein, which produces MCDLITAAAADPRRAYSSALAQVTAADPGLRVTARRALGLACKELGRLGEGLEHLDEALRIAEAEHLTYATAQVKMNLVGLLVARGDLEAALATADEAAPVLTGADADRLLANRACALARSGRIGEVARIARTCEDPAVSIGLRVNTGLARAYAGKLGRGESDLRRALSVAERAGLRHQAAMVRHNLAVIAVRRGDLPAALAIYDAVEPELAGVGERLCQLQLDRAEALVAAQLPEEARPLLTRTLEHLDGAGYRCDTADALLLLAHAELADGDPRAAAATARRARDAFGAERAGFALLAEQVGLRARWTDGERSPSLAAEAERAAGLLAGAGWVSAAADTRTLAGLIALDQGRREHAARLLGRVGGGPLGARVAAWHAKALLRLAAGDRQGAAAAVRAGLRVVDEHAAALGAAELRGRAAGWSAELAGLGVRLARGPRALLVAAERARAIAGRPPAIRPPRDRRLAGLLAELRRVSAEVSVRPELLAAQTRLEQAVRTRTRVLTSSRDTVRGWAWLVPALFEALADRMFVELIRDGDDLLAVTVAGGRCRRVSLGPYARAEHDVRLLRFAVSRLAHAATPATPAAAQGLACAAGRLDARLCGPLRLGDRPVVLAPTGALHGLPWAALPSLAGRPLTVVPSVASWLRTLRVPDAPGHVTLVAGPDLAHAAGEVTAVRSRHPSAVLLTGAAATSDAVRAALDGAATAHLAVHGRFRSGNALFSSLRLADGPLITYDLERLTRPPRLLVLSACDAGRADVRAGEAVMGMAASLLSFGTATVVAAVTPVGDTATPGLMTGFHERLATGMSPAEALAATPRDPATLGFLCFGAGYERRRRWEPDRPVPYERDRPDLHPQ
- a CDS encoding DUF3145 domain-containing protein, with translation MSARGVFYVHSAPPALCPHIEWAAAGVLGVPVSLPWSDQPAAPGTMRTELCWEGRSGTAAGIVSALRDWRLLRFEATEDASPGCDGVRYSVTPSLGAFTAVIGANGDVHVPEDRLRSAMANAMAGKATFEHEVDRLLGKPWDDELEPFRRAGDGAPVRWLHAAG
- a CDS encoding carboxypeptidase regulatory-like domain-containing protein, translating into MNGGASEEELVEALRGIFPPVPDHVRALGYAAFAWFEPAATLATLTTETIATPPGVRGDGSRSLTFAGPRVSVEVEVCGREIVGQLAPPSLAEVILRSAGGERGTRTDEAGSFALSGVPAGAVSLLFRLADATSVVTSWIRV